GGAGTCTGGGGATAAGGGAGGCAGGCAGCAGAGGCCCCAGGGGTGCTGTGGCAAAGGGCTCACGAATAGCTCTGATGTTGGCGTCGGCGGGCAGAGCGCATCTTCTCAAAGCGGGCCTCCATCTCCTCCAGCACCCGAGGTGTGTAACGCACCACCAGCTTCACGGAGCCCTGGGCAGCCTTCAGCAGCTCCACTGCCTTCTCATGCTGCTCACCCTCAACGCTCTGCAGGGGCGGTGCACAGACAGCTGGGCCTGGGGCCCACCACCctcacccagccccagccctggaaaTGGGACCAACAGTTGGTGAGACTGGTACCTGCCCCAAGATGCCAAGGCCTCACATCCTCATTGGACAGTCACTAGCTCTTGGCTCAGTGTCCTTCCCCCAAACCTTCTAAGTTCCCCATGTCAGGGACAAGCCCCATGTTAGCCTTCAGTCACTGAGCCAGACCTCCAGGCCCATATCTTTATCCCTtgcccccagccccatccctccTGCCCAGACTCCCTCTTCTTTGTCCCCACCACCAGGCCCAGCTTAGGCCTCATTCTCTCCCCCTGTGGACTCTCACCCTACCAGCCTCCTCCTTGGCCTTTTGGCCTCCAGTCTCTTCCCTCAGTCCATCCCCTCCAGAGTCCCAAAGAGGTTTTTCTAGGTCTCCAGGCTGAGCCTACCCTTCCCCTACTCAAAGCCCTTCCATGGGTCCCCAGAACCCTTGAGACAAAGTCCCAGCTTCTCAGGCTGGCAATGAGGCCCTGCATGGCTGGCCCCAACCACCTATCCAGCTGTGTCCCCATCTACTCTAACCACAGCAATTTTAATTACCTGCATGCCCCAGTCCTCCATCAGAACCAAGCCCTTTCTCCTCAGCTCATAGGAATGCAGAGTCACAGCCCCTACCTATCACATCTTCAGCCAGTAACACCTTTCTTCAACTTATTTGCCTGgagaactcctactcatccttcaaaacccaacTCAAATGTCCCTTCAACTGCAAAAACTTCCCACATCTACAGCAGTCTGGTGCCATATCTGGGCTCTCACAATGCTTTGTGCTTCCTCATTATTATCTTCCTGGTTTAGAACTCTTTTGGTCAGAGTCTATCTCTGTCACTAGAGAGGGGAAGTCCTTGAATGTAGGAGCTGAGGTCAATTACTCTCAGAATCTGCAGTAATGCCCAGCATAGGGCTGGACGCAGAGGCAGTGCTCTGTCAGTGTGCCTTGAATGAATGTCAAAAACAGGGACTGTGCTACCTTAGACAGACTGGGATCCCAGCCCTGCTTCAGCCCCCTACTCACCACACCGTTCACTGACAACAGCTGGTCCCCACGCTTGAGGCCTCCGTGCCGGTCAGCCACACCTCCAGGGATGACACGGGAGATGTAGATGGGCGAATTCTGCTCCTTGCCCCCCATAATATTGAAGCCCAGGCCCTCATCTGTCTTGGGCAGTTCCACTACCCTGGGATGTGCATGGCCCTCACTGGCTGTGAAGGCGGCCACCGTGgcctaggaaaaagaaaacctcaggaaatgAGGGCCCCTCCATGATGGGCAGGCTGACTAGGGTGGAGAATCTGCAACAGGGAGAGGGATTTAGGCCAGACAGCTTTCCTCAAGCACAGAGCGCCTGCTACAATTCAACACAAGATGACTTGGTAGTGATAGTATGTTCCTTTTAGTCACTTTGGACACTTCAGACTCAAAGAGAAATTCTCCATTTGGTATGAGGGTGTCCTGAATATTCAGCACTTGCCAATATccctttttaaagagaaaagcaagGCCTGGACAGAGCCGAGAGCAGGAAGCAGCAAGAACTTGCATCTAATAAGTTTGGTAAGATTTCAGTGTTTAATGCTACTTCACTGTTTTCATTGTATGAATGTTTAAGGCTATCTTCTAGTCAGGCATGCAGTACTAGTTTCCAATTGTAGTGGTTAAAGATGCCTTTATATGACATTTAAGCTAAAAATGTGAGattacttaaaataaattataaacaatAGTAAGGGTGGTATGTAGATTTGGCAAAACTCAGAAAAGAGGATCAGAAATCAGTAATGACTGACGTTAGGAAGATACTGAACTAACCCATGTGGTTCAGTGGGTACCATGGGcaatggggtgggtgggggacgCCTACCTTGGCTGTGGCGTGGGCCCGGATCTCAGCACTGCCGGTGATGTCCAGCGTGTCATAGAGCTGCTCATATACCTGGTGAGGACGCAGCAGCCTCAGGGAGCCGccaggcccctcctcccttcAACACTGGAGTCCAGGCCCACAGACCCGCCCACCCAGGGATCCGCCCCGCCCCCGCAACCGGGAGGCCGCGGAAACTACAACTCCCAAAGAACCCCTGAGCTGAAGCGTCGGCACCTCAAGGAGGGCCGCCCCGGTCGCTGCTGGGAGACGTAGTCCCCGGGCTCGGAGGGACCAGGAGGACTACGGCCGCCCGCTCGTGCCTCGGCGCTGCGTTGCTCTCACCTCCCGGATGGCTGAGCAGAAGCGGCTCTGCAGGACTCTCTGGAGGGCCTGCAGCTTCTGCGGGGGCAGCTCCCCGCTACGCTGGAGCCGCTCGAGGAGCTCCACCGCCCGGGACACGTCTGCGGAGCGGGGGCGGGGCGCACAGACCCAGAGTCAGAGACAAGAAGACGCAGAGAAACACGTAGAGATGCGGCCAGAGACCAAGTAAAGGCGAGCGCAGACCCCGGGAAGGACAGCCGAGTCCCAGTCGGACACCCGCAGAGTCATCAGTGGCGGGGAAGAGACTGCTGCCAGCCGGGCGCACTGCGTCCCCAAgctccccatacacacacacacaggcaggggTGTGCAGCAGACGCCCCCTCCCTAGCTGGCTCGCCCACGGACCCTCCCACACCCACCGACGGCCCCACTCTCGGTGCCCCGCCCCGCTCACCCCCGCCGGGTCCGCCCACCCGCCCGGGCATTGCAGTGGTAGGGACGGGGACCCGGGTCTGAGACGCAGGCCGCGGCCGGGTGGGCAGGGCCCCCTGGCGCGCTTACCCCGCTCCAGCCCCAGCGGCTCCACCAGCGCAGCCATGTCCGCGCGGCCGCTGCAAGGCACCCGCCTTCCCAGTCGCCCAgcgaggagggaggggctgcGCGAGGCCACGCCCCGGCGACGAGCACCCCCCCCGCGGAGGCGTGGCCTGGCGTGTGCACCGCCCCACCTGCAGCTGCGTGGGTCTTGGGGAGCCCTGCTCTCAGACCCCATCTGTCTGTTGGGTTCTTGACCCCTCCTATTGCAGCCTTTGTCTGCACCACCTTCCATCTCAGCCTGTCTTGCTTGCCACATCTGTCTGTCCCCTGCCCATATTTATTCCCCCACATTCGTTGGACAAACTTATGTTAACATCTGGGCCCAAGATGATGGATACAACACTGAGCAGGGCGGATAAGTCCACTGCCCTCCCAGAGCTTAGTCTGTGAGCGAGGGGAGGTAGACAACTAACCATGACTGTGATCAGAATTGGGAGCAGGGAGATGACGATCTAGGGACACTGACAAAGAGTCCTTGGAGGTAAGATCATCAAGAGGTGGGGCATGGGTCATTTTCCAAGCAGGAGGAGCCCACATGACTGGACAGCAGAGTAAGGATTAGAGTAGTTTATGATGAAGGTGAAAAGGTTGGCAAGATGGACAGCCTTGTGTGTTGGCATACTCGTGTTGAGGATTTTGAACTTCATGGTAACTCAGAAGAGTAAAATGTGAtattcaaatatgtatttttaagatcACTGTGGGGAGACTGGATTGAATGGGAGCAAGCGTGGGAGCAGAGGGACCAATCAGGAGGCCATGATGACTGGGACAAGGGCAGAGGATGGAGGACAGACGGACAGATTTGGAAATGTTTGGAGGTGTCTTGGTGATTAACTGTATACAAGGACTGGGAGGTGGAGAAGGTGGGTATTAAGTCGCCTGTGGGCCTTTTGCTAAGAATGGTCTATGCTGGTGGTGGGATATGGGGTATTTTGACTTTGAAGAGACTGTGTAATATCCAAGGCCTGCATGCAGTTTTGAGAATTTGGGCAGAGGTGGTAAATAAAACCATAGGAGTGGACAGGAATGCTGGAGGCAagagaacatagaatgaagaggACCTAGGACAGAGTTCTCAAAACTCCTAACATGTAAAGGccaggaagaaatcaaagaatggCTAGAAAGGTAGGAGGAAAAGTAGGTGGGAGACACCATGAGAAGAGTTTCTGAAAGAGGAAGTGGGCTGTGGCATCAGATGCTCTTGAGAGGCCAAAAAAATGTAGGTGTAGACAAGCTTGGAGAAGTCTGGTGTTATTTCACTATTAGCTGAATGGGTAAAGTACATCCTCAGTTAACGTCACCATTGGTAGGATGGAGAGTCCAGAAAAGGGCTTTTGCAAAATGAGAGGACTAGAGCAGGTTTGTCTGTCCCTCTGTCcttcatatttttctcttattttaataataacatttacagttaaaaacaaaaccaaataataCAGAAGGACTGAAGTTGCCAAGCACCAACCTCTGTCCCTGTTCTTAACCCTCCTCACTGCAAGAGGCAACAGGGTATAGACGTTTCATCTACTGGTTGCTTCTGTATCTAAATAACATACCATTtctccaatttttaaattttagatgttaGCAATATATTACATATTGATTTTCCACCCTTACAACCTTGCCCCTCTCTTCCTGTGGTTGCTTTATGGTCCCAGTTCTTAGATCAATCAATAAAGTGCTCACATTTTGTCTAAGTACTTTCGGTTTACTGTAGAGCTCAAGTAGTGTTCTGTGACATTTCCTACCTTGAACagcttctgtttttttctgtaatgtctaactacttttgtttctttcatcaCAATCTCAATTTCTTTCAACATAGTTATTTCAGTCTCTCGTAATTCCAACCTTGGAATCATGCCTGGGTCTGTGTCTATtgactatttttttctctatgagtaGATGCTAAGCATTGTGTACAAAAAACCAGAGGCTCTAGCTTCTTCCAAAGAAGCTTAAATTGTCTTCTGGCAGGTAAATCACATACATCCTGATGAGGTCTGGTTCTAGGCTTTCTTAGGCCTGGTCTATTTAACTGGCGGCCTAACTCCAACACTGTGGCACTCTGGGGGGTCTCAAGCACAGCCTCCTTCCACCACAGCAGGACTTGAACCCTAacctgccccaccctcaccccccaccccggcccggtCTACATGGCTCAGATCTCTGCTCAGCAGCTTAGCCTCCGTCATTGCTGAGGAGCCCTTGGAGGGGTATTGCAACGACAATGCACAGCTGAGGAGCTGGCAAATGCCTAGAGAAAAGATTGCAGGTAGATTCTGGGGCTCAAGTCCCAGCTGTCTGGTCCAACCTCTGTGAACTTAGCCCAGCTGAGGACTGCCATTTTGAGTCTACTCTGCCATGCTAAATGGGCAGATGTCCTcaaagaaaaagcaagagaaaatattaaagtcaCCTCTGCACGCTTTCCTTTTCTTGGGGTTCAGACCTGCCTCGAGTCTGGCCTATACTGTTTACTCCCCAAAGCCTTTCACGTCACTTTTACGTGTTTTGTCCAGTCGTTATAGAAGTGGCCTGTGCCAGGTTAGTCCAAAATGGGCTGTTCTTCATAGCCAGTTCCAGTAGCCTGGTTTCAACATCTGGGATATCTATGAAAAAACACTAGAGGTATTAAGTTCTTTTATTTCCTAGACTGTTTCTTGCAGGACCAGTTTCTCTATCTTATGGTCTCTTTTGGCAGGGTATTTTCAAGTGTCTGGGATTTTTGgttatttgtttataaaaattgAGGCAGTTAAACAGCATACTAGAATCCTGGCGGATGTCAGCCAGATTTCATGGACAGACTGCCTCTGGGTTACCAAGCCAAGTTTGCCTTTAGGCTGAGGAACTAATGAAAGACAAAAGTAGGTCTTATATTTGCCTAGGCAGCAAATGCCCAGCTTCTAGACTGTTCTGGGTACAAATCCTGCTCCAGCCTCCTACCTGTTATACCTGGAGTTGCAGGCTTGGGCCTCTGGAGGCTCTGCAAGGCCAATGGCTTCCTTCTCAAATGATTACCAAACGGAAGCTTTCCCACCaccatcttatttaatctttagcCTGGAAATATGTCAACATCTCAACTGCTGATGGAACCTCTTGTCCCGTTATTCCTCTCCTATCACTAGATGTGAAAAACACAGTCGGTGAAGCTGCAGTCATGAACTGTAGGCCCTCCTCCATCCTGGCCCTGTGAGGACTTTCAGCTGTACCCCATCTTACCCTTTTATCTCGCTCTCATGTTTCATTCCCTTTTCCCCTGCTCTCCAACTTAAGACAACAGCTTCCCTTGCACACACTGAGAGTTGTAGCTTCTACTAAGTCTTCTAGTGCctagagccccccaccccccaaccaagACAGGGTTATGCATAGTCCCACAGGGGATGTGAGAGAGGTGAAAACAGAAAGATACAAAAGATCAAGGACCCTTCCAGAGGGCTTCCTTGCCCCAGTGTAAACAGCTCAGGTGTACTGGGCTGGCCCAGCCTTAAGTCATAAAGCTCAAGTTCTAGGCTTGCCCTGGAAAGCCAAGCAAGGTAGGGCTATCAAAAATCAGGTGACAACCTTCTGGGGAAGACAGTAAGAGCAGCGAAGAAGAAACCAAATGCTCATTATCAacaagaaattaattttatttttaaatccaagGGACCAGAACAAATGAGGAAACTCCTACCCTTGGCTGGCAAACTTAGGTGGTGGCCAAGAAGGTTGGGGAGAGGACAGCAACAGGGTGGGTAGGAACACGTC
This genomic interval from Vicugna pacos chromosome 9, VicPac4, whole genome shotgun sequence contains the following:
- the LIN7B gene encoding protein lin-7 homolog B; translation: MAALVEPLGLERDVSRAVELLERLQRSGELPPQKLQALQRVLQSRFCSAIREVYEQLYDTLDITGSAEIRAHATAKATVAAFTASEGHAHPRVVELPKTDEGLGFNIMGGKEQNSPIYISRVIPGGVADRHGGLKRGDQLLSVNGVSVEGEQHEKAVELLKAAQGSVKLVVRYTPRVLEEMEARFEKMRSARRRQHQSYSSLESRG